In Oreochromis niloticus isolate F11D_XX linkage group LG22, O_niloticus_UMD_NMBU, whole genome shotgun sequence, the sequence gcactccacgagcgtctggcagcacaaatgaaccagctgctagttaacgagagacacccggaatggctaaccgaaggtcggacagtcctgatccccaaggaccccaagaagggaccggtcccatccaactaccgaccaataacctgcctcagtactacatggaagctcctgtcaggcatcatatcggctaagatgaacaggcacatgggtcaatacatgagcggggcacagaaagggattggcaagaataccagaggcgcaaaacaccagctactggtagacagaacagtcagccgagactgcaagaccagactgaccaacctgtgcacagcctggattgattacaagaaggcctatgactcaatgccccacagctggatactggaatgcctagaactatatAAGATCAACAgaaccctaagagccttcatcaggaactcaatggggatgtggcgtacaacactagaggccaactccaagcccatagcacaagtcaccatcaagtgcgggatctaccaaggagatgctctgtccccactgctgttctgcataggccttaaccccctcagtgagatcattaacaagactggctacggataccgactacgaaacggagcggttgtcagccacctcctgtacatggatgacatcaagctgtatgccaagagtgaacgagacatcgattcactgatacacactaccaggctatacagcaatgacattggaatgtcgttcggactggagaagtgtagtcggatggtaacaaagagagggaaggtagtcagaactgaggggattgaactaccagaaggcaacattgcagacatagaggacagttacaagtacctggggatcccgcaagcgaatgggaaccatgaagaggccactaggaaagctgcaaccaccaagtacctgcagagggtcaggcaagtcctgaggagtcagctgaacggtaagaacaagatccgggctatcaacacctacgccctgcccgtgatcaggtaccctgctggggtaatagactggccaaaggaggagatagaagccactgacataaagacaagaaaggtccttaccatgcatggagggtttcaccccaagtccagcaccctgaggctgtacgctaagcggaaggaagggggccggggactggtgagtgtcagcaccacagtccaggatgagacaagaaacatccatgaatacatcacgaagatggccccaactgacagcgtgctcagtgaatacctcaggcagcagaaacccaagaaagaggaggaaggcgaggaaccatcatggaaggacaggcccctgcacggtatgtaccaccggcagatagaggaggtggctgatatccagaaatcctaccagtggctggacaaagttggactgaaagacagcacagaggcactaatcatggcagcacaggaacaagctctgagtacaagatccatagaggctggggtctatcacaccaggcaagaccccaggtgcaggctgtgtaaagatgccccagagacaatccagcacataacagcagggtgcaagatgctagcaggcaaggcatacatggaacgccataaccaagtggctggcatagtgtacaggaacatctgtgccgagtataacctggaagtcccgaggtcaaaatgggagatgcccccaagggtgatggagaatgaccgagctaagatcctgtgggacttccagatgcagacggacaaaatggtggtggctaaccaaccggacatagtggtggtagacaaacagaagaagacggccatagtgatcgatgtagcagttccgaatgacagcaacatcaggaagaaggaacacgagaagctggagaaataccaagggctcagagaagagctcgagaggatgtggagggtgaaggtaacggtggtccccgtggtaatcggagcactaggtgcggtgactcccaagctaggcgagtggctccagcagatcccgggaacaacatcggagatctctgtccagaagagcgcagtcctgggaacagctaagatactgcgcaggaccctcaagctcccaggcctctggtagaggacccgagcttgaaggataaaccgcccgcaggggcgtgctgggtgtttttttttttatctccataacaaaatggagcccgaaagaaaaagaaatgtttctgctgtgtgggatcattttgatctttaaactgcaaataaggtaactgtttgtctgtctttctttcagtgtaatctatcagaataggaaaaacagcaatgtgacttgcattgtaaattatttatttcattttatgcaggttaaatgtcgcatctgttctgcggaccttcttacacaaacaaaagcacctcctcagtgtttaggcattcaggagccaaacatgaaaatgaggagacaaacacaccgagaatgaacacaggtaGGCCTATactgacactgaacagctttatcatcattttttttattaatatgtgttttattattttgaaatcaagcatctaggaaaactgttctggaccaggcagtcctgaattttattataaaggactgccaaccccttagtattgtggagagtgttggagagaaacattccaagatcagaggatcctttaacgtactgggggaataggaagacatcttatctgaaccttttccacctggctttacagtttgtgtaccccagcttcatctgtgcctgtgagttttccaaagctggggaaatggtgtaaaaaaaaaaaaaaaacgcaatagactgaatgcaaaaacattggataaacgTATTTTTCTGAttagaaatttataataaactattacatttaaatgggtaatattacattcacaatactttcattttaattttcgcTTAAggtcattcacaatatatttaaagatgtctacaatatttgcaatgtaaaagatataaaataattccatggaaagtacaataccttacaatgtatacaagtatgactaggtcattgaatcagtgtctgttgcgAGTCTgaagtaagttgcctgcaatgatatttaaggtccagcaggtgtcagtatggagcaaaacagcaacactgtgtcgacacagtatcgatacagtttggggaatgtgctgaaacgcttcacgaggcctcatctacccatcactacgCATAACCTAGTGTGTCTAACAGTTTAAAACTGCAGCCAGTGTATAGGGTACCCCAGCTTACCTGTCCAGCCTCCCaccacacacaatacaaagaagccttttcacaaatgtttgatgTTTGTCATAAAGCAGAAGCCAGCAGCCACCAGCTGGCCAGGGAGCTGCTCATTTGTAGTGATCCCAGGAGAGTGATTGGCCCACTGTGCCTAGACCAGCCAATAGACACATGCCAATCAACTTTGAACTGGCCAATAGGTGGAGGCTTGAcacctgaaaaataaaaagaacacaaaagcaAAGCCACATCTCTTGGCACGTAACAATACTGATATGGACTGGGTAATGTTTTAGAAATAAAAAGATGAAACATTatttgatggaaatgaaaatgatcaacctACAGAGGACTAAATTCAAAGACACCTGAAAACTCTAGGCACTCTCGTCTGCTTTCTTTAAATTTTATTGCAGCAGTTCAAAATGGTACTCAGTAATTTTTTGGGGCCCCGTGTGTTTGTATGCATGCCTGACAATGTAGGTGATGCTTCTAATGAGACGACAGATGGCGTCGTAGATTAAAGGTTCtcctcccagatctggaccagggcCTCACTGAACTCCTGGACCATTGAGGTGCAGCCAAGCAGTGTCGAATGGACCAAAACATAATGTCTCTGAGGTGTTCTACTGGATTTAGTTCAGGTGAACAAGGGGGCCAGTCAGTGGTATCAATTCCTTCATCATAATGCTGGGCTTTGTtgtgcaccaggaggaacccaaGATCCACTGCACCAGCATAGGGTCTCACAATGGGTCCAAGGGTATCACGCTGATACCTAATAGCAGCCAGGGTGCCGTTTACTAGCCTAtagagcaggggtctcaaactccagtcctggagggccagtgtcctgaaaTTTGTCCATGagtccctgttgcaacacacctgaatacaattagtaggtgaggtggcaattcagccatttgattcatgttacagcagctcatgagtgaccAAATTCGCCACGCTGAATGATGTTACAGGCAGCATAATGTTTTCCACAGTTTCTCCAGACCTTTCATGTCTGTCACGTGCTCAGAGTGACCCTGTTCTCATCTGTAATGGCGCCAGTCGTTGACAAGTCAATTTTGGACTAATTGTGcatgcattttaatttttaacatCCTTCATCATCACATCATCTGGAAAAGTCTGGGACTCATAAGATATCATGGAGATACAAACAGAATTTATTCAGCTGTTTGACTACTTGTCATATTTCTGAGTACaagtgagttttttttaaagttagcaCACTTTACTGAGAATAATCTtctcaagtaaatttaaatttagAATTTCTTGATTATCAATCATGAACTTACCTGGAGATGCAGAATGACAGAGAAAGAGCAGCTCCAGTAGCTTCTTAATCATGTTTAGACAGCTAAAGTCAAACTGAAGAACTAAGAGAAGTCGGGTAGTTTTACAGGTTTGTTCAGTCCAAAGATGTTTTTTTGGTGCAGACCAGTTAATGTTTTGAGTATGACGTCCTGCCAGTGAACGCAGCCTGAACCTCTTCAATTTGACTGCAGTAATTAATTAACTAACTAGTTAATAATTAACTCATTACTTAGTTACAGTAGACATAAGGTTAATGTATcattagctaaaaatgacttgATTTTGTGCTCAATTTATTCAGCACAATGTTTCCAATGATTAGGATCACAGCGGAACACAATGGAACTTGACGTCCTTGTCAAAATGTTCAGTGTCTACATTGTaactgcatttgtttttgttaaattgtATGTTTTCTATTCTCCTGCTTCACtatgatttttctgtttcttttgcttcctttgtttGTATCCTGTTGCATAGATCTTCAACAACCTGGCAGATCACGatgagaaaacatttttttgtgatTGTCTAAACCTACAAAGAAGTTTAAGTAACTTCTGAACCTCACATGTAGAAGTACAATAAATAATATGGCTCCCACCTCAAAGGAGTAGAAATAACTTTTtaattctgtatattttgcagATGTACATAACTTCATTTTTCTTGACTTAGCAGTGGAGAAATTCAAAGgtggaaaaattacatttacttGCGTTACTGTaattgagtagttttttttgtgtatttgtactttttaaagtcatttttcaagtctgtaattgtacttttacttaagtatatttttttaagtattgtACTTCGCTACGTTTTCAATCACACCTGTTACTgagtaaatttgaaaaaaaaaaaaaaaaaactcgaAGAAACTGATGTGAACACCTGGCCGTATTTAAGGGACCAACAGCTTTATTATGCAGTGTAAGCTGTGTTTTCCCAGAGAGACCGAGTTAGCAGCTTTTAAAAATTCCACATCAAACCTGTGCAAGCATGTAGAGGTAAGTTAAATGAAACTTGTACTGTTATGGTAGCAAAAAGGCTGTGCTCAAGTTAATCACATTAAGTTAAGACATCTGTGAAGGACACAGCTAACGTTGGTTGGTACTAGCAACTTGCTGTTATCGGGCATGTTGTTGTCCacgcaacttttttttttttttttttttactggattgGTAAATTGccaaaagaaaatgtgtttacttacatttttcctgtttgttaataataataatttattttaaaaaaaaaatagttaaatTAAAGACaccaggaccaagctgggtttcctgggtccagaggtttggagaaacttcttccttttctttcatcacagctgtcctgtgccagatgttcttttgacccactgagagaggcatcatttaagaaacaccaggaagactgaagctcatcgcattgatcaagcaggactcatgatcttcaccagcagctccctcacagggaaatcttcagcactcctctgtAGACCCGCCCCAGGAGATGGAtacacccagcatttcatgaacactgtgatggagacctttggtttgtgtaatgttataaatactcggatactcctCAGAAgctccagacttttacataaagatattatattcagtcctgtagaaagttatatatttaaaaatatatgatcctctctggttactctggtatgaataactctgaattactttatggtaaataacactatctgcaaaaaactgtgaaagaattccagatgacaagtttgtaattcaacatacaagtgacgacctttgaccttcatcaggttttatttaattgtgttagagAAAATTTCATATgttcttcatgcagctgagtacatcaagtgtttaaaacggaagctgtgcaggtctgagatcagcagctttgtgaaacactaaactgaggtcctgttaatgctgatatatagtgacacagttacatgagtgattaatccttttgtttttttgtctttaactttatcaataaagctgcagctttcactacagcacatgtggtactttaacctttgtactgttttcatcagttcattttgcagttaacatgttggatgatctgtctgctgtcactgggtggtgctgaggtctgaatctgagggcagctcctgtaatcacaaagacaacagaaccatcacaaactgaaatataaattttatccctcaaaattgaaatgaagatgattcttctgtcctcacacactcaggatctgaagttcttctcttacatttttttcagtattacagtacactacgtactttaatccatagttcctgattaatgaggagttactgaagtacaagcttttaaaaaaatgttactgtctttacatatgtggcaagagactgaaaacatgctgttgtttgcacatatttaatattcagctctgcaAAGGGGCTGCAGCAGAGTGCAGCCTGTTGCAGcctgaaaccaagcacaccattgtttttcttgtgacattaccaataagtttgatgtgtcacatggccctcttcctattggaaaaacaaaagttgtatccaagatggccgacttctaaatggccaccatggtcaccacccatcttgaggagtttgccccctcacatatactaatgtgccacaaacaggactttaatatcaccaactattcccatgttattacggtgtatccatataaatggcccaccctgtacttaAAAAAAGGTATATTAAGGTTATACTAAAAGTTATCATTTCAAAACTCTTTCAGTTAAATTCAACTTCGATGTCATTActtccctctctgtttttcgCTCTCTCtttgaaagaaacacacaccgAGCAGCTCAGAGtgaactttgttttttaattaaactttattaataaaaagagCCTTATAGCATATAAGCATTTTTACAgcataaaaaaggaaataaagttTTGGAGagtaaataaaacataatacaGAGTGTTAAAGGAATAAAACGCAGTTCTAAATTTCATCTTGATAAAGGAAGTATAGCAatggtttatattgttaataatactgaaaatattgttttttgactggtttgtttgttttaggtaAAAGTAAACAAAGTAAAATTTACTTATGGAACTACACATACACATTTGTAACACTCTTGAGAAATACTTCTTTCCATATGTAATCAGCCCCATATATAGGGGCCTTCTACACATAACATTGTAAGCAGGTATAATAGTACATGTGTTTCAGCACATAGTGCCCAGCTGTCAACAGTTCTTCTGGTTTATGTGTGATAGACATAGAGAAAGAAGAATAATATCATCAAAACTGAGTAGGAAGTGTTTCTAAGTGTTTAATTATCCATTTATTACATGAAAAGATTATTTATGTAGTTAATTGCTTATTATACAATAGATTTAATAAAGGGGGGCAagaataaatacataaacatttCAGAAGAGGTTACAACCCTAAATGTAAATAAACCAagataaattatatttttgaaGTGATTAATCTTTGAGCTTCACTTGAGGCacattttttgcagtttatgccattaacataaacaacaaataaacaacaaaaaaaccttcTGTAAGATGTATCATATTACCTGTTGGGAATTTTAATAACTACTGCATACAACATGtaaaactttaaactgtggAAGTGAAACAGCCAGAGTAAAGTCATACAGAGAGTGGAGCACAGAACAGCTTGAAGGACGGTCATGTTTGTGGATTTAGGTTCTCAGACTGTTCAGAGGCATTGGCAGGAGCTGTAAGAACACAAAGATAAAGCTGATATTTTCTATAATGTACAGTGAATGTTGATTTCTGTTAGTAAACACGCTCCAACTCTCTAGATAAACATTCAACAAAAAAAGTCAGGTAAGCAGTAATATTAATAGGGAAGTCATATTATCAAGAAGCATAAatacaacagaataaaatacaataacacaacacaataaaaaacaagcgTTCCTGTGATGCTTAATGTTTTTAGGGAGTAGTGATGAGATTATAAGTGTGATTTATGTTCTAAATGCCAGCAGTAGTGTGTTCTACACTGTTCCACATGAGCAAACTCTTTTCCTCAAATGTAGTTCACAGCTAGAGAGTTCAAAGGTTCGTGTTCTGCACAGCTATGAAGATCAGCTGCTCTGTACTGATCTATTACACTGATGCTTCTCACATCATCAGTTTACTGTCATATAATAATTTCACTTTGGCTCTGAGACTTATTTCAGACTGTGAGTGTTTCAATTTAATGCGAAATGTGTCAGTAttgattaaaacacaaattcaaaaaattaaaatcaacatTTCCCCAACAGATCTctcacctttctttcttttgtaagCAACAAACATCCCAGCTGCCCCAGCTGCAACAGCTGCAATGAGGACGATCGCTAGAACAACCactgtagctctgatgtcagcGGGCTTCTCTGTTGAACAAAACGTAGAAACACTTTATTGTACAGAGGACACATGAATGGGATTACTAAGGAACAAGTGAGGAACGACTCAATACGGACGTGATAGTTGATGCAGCTGACATCTCTGATTGAAACAAGAGGCGACACAAAACCATTAATACTCAGTTAATACGCCAACATTAGACATTCATCTTGTGAAAACTGAAGATAAAAAATACTACATATAGTATTTCATTATGTTTTACTTACTTCAGTTCTCTGCTATTTATGTTCCCTTTTCAGTGAAGCATCTTACTGATTTGTTATCAATTAGTTCTTTATCAGCTGCTAATAGAATTGATTGGATTGGTGAATGTAAATGTGGCAAAGGTCAGCTTATCCGACATCGCCTCATCGCCTAATTTAATGTAAAACCTTTACACAATTATAAAAACATGATAACACATGATAATATATGTAATTCTATTTGTGAAAAACATAGctcttaacaggaagaaacctccagcagaataCATTAGATAACAGATGTTAAAGATGGACCAGCCAGTccagagaaaaagaggaagaccacagagaggaTTCATGGATGCAGTAAAAGAGTACATGCTTGgtggttggtgtgacagagtaGTCACTTTTTTGAAAGAAATAACTACTCTGTAAAAATTATTCATAACCACTGCAGGATCCAGTCTTACCCCAGTTGGTCCTGATCGCTGCTTTGTCTGGTTTGGTGACGATGTACTCGTTCACGCCAAAGagctgaaacacacagtcgTACCTCTCCCAGTCTTCAGGTGTGACTGAAAGTTTCAAATCAACACTCATCTGGAAGGTCCCATCATTGTTGGGGAGGCTCTCTGTGTGATGCACACCTTCATGAGTCTCCTCTCCATCTTTCCTCCAGAACATCACGGCTCTGTCAGGATAGAAACCTGTAGCGTGGCAGCTGACTGGAGAGGAGGACGACTTCTGGAGGAGAGACACTGAAGGAAGAACTGGAAAGAGATAGAAAGTTGCTACACTGTCTTTGAATTGTCATATAAATTTTCTATTTTCTACATCAGATTCTGTTATTCTACCTGCTGTCTGCAAAAAGCTCCTCCCATACTGCAAATAGTTCTTTAAAAGCTCAGGGCATTTATGGATGAAAAGTTCTTTATTGTGTTCTAATCGAGTTTTTTCAGCATCCCATCTCAGTTTGATGATGACAGCCTGTGGCTTTGCAGTGATCCATGTCAGTTTCTGCAGGTCCAATGCTATAAAATCTTCTCCATCATAACCGTACTGAATGAACCCATTAACCTCTCCAGTCTCATCATCCCATTCACAGCCATTCATACTCTGCAAAATATGAACACCTGTAAAAAGACATAGCCGGAAGAACTGCATGAAACCAGTAAGATGTCAGCattacagacacaaaaacagaggGACATACAGTTACTGGCCCAAAAAGCAGTCTATTAACAttttttctctgcttctttcactgttcttgtttttttttttcatttgttgagTAAAGTAGCAGATTTATTATCATACTTTACATTCTATATCTACTAATTACTTTACATTCTATATCTAACCTAATTTTAAAAATCACCTTTTAGTTTTCTATTTTAAACCAAATCAgggtaaataaaaatattttcagcagTAACAGGTGAGACAAATCCATACCTCCAGTTTGGTTGAAACGTTGCCTTAAACTCCCAATGTAATGTTTGAAAACCTCATTGGTGTGCAAAGATTGATCAGCGTACCACTGCAGGTGCTGAGGATCATCCTGCATGAGCTTTTTAATCCATTCTCTTTTGGGTTCTGCTCTTTTTGTGCTGCTATCATAGTAACCTTCCTGAACTCCATCAACAAGGGCAACAGCCACAAACTCAGGGATGCTCTGGACTCCAGTTGTTTGAGTGAAGAAATACTGCAAGGAGTGCTTCACTGTAACAATGATGAGACTTTGAATTAGATGGCATTGCTGTTATATAGACGACTTTATTAAACTACTGTCAGCATTATATTTAAGgatttatatattttctcattaaccctttaagtaacttctatgttaaaaaaaatcctttccaaaataaaagtttaactgATATCACAGATAATATGCTAGTGTTGTTTGGTGTGCGTCTCCAATGAAACCTGAATGCACCTGTTTGGCTTTCAATCAAGAGAAAGTTTATATTTAGGACTTGTTTTTGCTCTATCTTGATCAATTAGAACTAATGAGAAATAAACATTCTCAAcagaaagactgagaaaaagCTGCTTTCTCAGCAACATCTCAAACTACTCAGTTACTGTATTGTCGGTGAAGCCTAAAGTAACTCTCCCTGGGTTTATGGGATTAAGGGCAACAAAGCAATTCTTCTAATTGTTCACCATGCAACCAATAAGACAGGAATTTTATGTATAAGCGTAAACAGCTTAGTGtttagtctttaaaaaaaatttccaaTCTCAATCTTCCACTCTCTATAGTCCAGATGTTGCATCCACAGGAAGAAGCCAAAACTGCTGACAAGCATTTCTTACAGCATGACAAGGTTAAAGACCTTGCAAAAAATGTTCTGTATCCAGTTCATGCAAATGTACATGTGTAGCTGTGGAAAttatccttccttccttccatccatccatccatccatccatccatccatccatccatccaaatatCTAGTAAAGTTTAAATGGGcacctgggataggctccagttcAAATGCTACCCTAAACTggataaagagaagaaaatggatggatggaaaaacaacagtgctctgactggACTCGTACAAACCACAAGCCAACATTTTACCTGTCAGGTGTTTAAGACCTTCAGTTAGTTTGGGAACTATACACACAGCATAGCTGGtctgatttttcgtttttatgggccgatgtttctttcttttttcttttgtaatggtataaacaattaaaggtggtggattggccagatgctggctggtatgtaaaaataactcagtcgTTTGGtagtggctatggcggagcttccacagaggccagcaggtggatgagggaaagggaaggtatgaggaggagagacccgaggtgGCTGAGTATcaagtgaactgaacttcaggtaaaaagttatgacctgcagtttatctgggtcagatatcaaccaagtttagtttattttcattgtgctgactttttacaatcagttacaataactcgtactgcgtactagctagcatgacagagtttctatacagctgggcgggtgctatgatgttacttaTAGTgacctttattttattcataaggttcgttattagagtttccaaccgtcccgtaaaaaacggaatcgtcccgtattcagagaaaacattacgcgtttcgtattgaacTAAAAAGGAACGCAGTTTCACCGGtgcttcagctagaatggaaaaaagacataaagctggagttattctgtgtctttacgctgcagctgtctcttcttctctcattctctccccctccctctcctgttgctacttcaatcatgaaactcatcaatgatcagctgatcggcttttctctcttgtttgtttatcgcccactttgcgccagaaagaggaaaccaggagatgtccttactgaatcatcagagctgaacagctgatggagaaacaggtttaccttttaggtgacatgaatgagttgaagggaagttatgaactgtttctgagagacaaataacaccaggatccttttctaagtagctgacagctggtaactgtgcaggggcgggtctagcaaagttttgcctgGGGCCCAGgcagggcattaacagggaaagggggggacaaggaaatacttttctttattattctcatttaagatgtctcgcttttaataaataattatctgaatcttacgaccaaagtttttatctgatgtaaaatgtatagaaatcacacatataccaacaagacagcgTACACCACTGTCACagcagcgtttgttttcattcaaagactttatggcttttcctataatacctggtgggctggtctctagtcaaaatgcccaggcCAATTTTtcgtcccagtccagccctgacaCACAGATGACATGTTCAGTATATTGTAACATTGTGGCATCATAAAGTACAAAATAAGCAAATGTGTCTTATCATTCCATTCAAACTGGCTGCTAAAGGCTTGCGCTTACCCTCATATTAACTTATTTCACAAaaaatttattgtttattaattaaaaagGTTAGCATGATTTCCACACAAACAATATCCTTCAATCTTCAGGGTACATTCCCTAAAGGTTATTTTTTAGAAGGGTCCTTGAACGTTCTGACCTTAAGAGAATCTTTTGGGAACATTATCTTAAAAGCCCCTAAACATTCAATTTCTGGAAAGCTAGCTAGACAACTTAGCTATTTATGGAGTAGGTTAATGATATGAGTGAAGGTGCccccccaccttcttcaaatcaAACAAATTTGATGTCAAACATTTGTGCTAAGTCTGTGCTGCAGaactttttgtttgtgctgcttttgttttaaagatattaataaaagtTTTTAGAGGTCATCcaaggtcaaccagcccccaaCATTAATGAAAACACATAAAATTGGTGTTAATCAACTCTTCTAGGTTTCTGCTGGTTTGTGATGAACTAGCTATTGTTTTGAAGTTACTGTATTAAACTTGAGAGGCTCAAAAGGTTCTAAATACGTGTAACTTGACAGttcagtgtattcagtttttCTAACAGGA encodes:
- the LOC100693013 gene encoding major histocompatibility complex class I-related gene protein, with product MYNPNKVTMGRLLLLLFFCHFTSSVKHSLQYFFTQTTGVQSIPEFVAVALVDGVQEGYYDSSTKRAEPKREWIKKLMQDDPQHLQWYADQSLHTNEVFKHYIGSLRQRFNQTGGVHILQSMNGCEWDDETGEVNGFIQYGYDGEDFIALDLQKLTWITAKPQAVIIKLRWDAEKTRLEHNKELFIHKCPELLKNYLQYGRSFLQTAVLPSVSLLQKSSSSPVSCHATGFYPDRAVMFWRKDGEETHEGVHHTESLPNNDGTFQMSVDLKLSVTPEDWERYDCVFQLFGVNEYIVTKPDKAAIRTNWEKPADIRATVVVLAIVLIAAVAAGAAGMFVAYKRKKAPANASEQSENLNPQT